Genomic DNA from Prunus persica cultivar Lovell chromosome G1, Prunus_persica_NCBIv2, whole genome shotgun sequence:
ACGATCTTTGTAGGGGTGGCGACCGCGACCGTCGTCGTCGTCTACGGGTTGAGTGTCCGATATCAAAGGAGAGGAGTCTTCATCTCGCTTCATTGGAGAAGAAGTGCCTCGAGCCCCCATCGAGATGGAGTGCCTGAGCTCAGCCATGGCTCGCTTCGGACTGTAAGTCATGGCTTTTGAGGATTTTTCTGGCTTTGGTATTGTTAAAGGTGGAGTGAGGAGGTAAAGCCAAAGGCGATTTATTTTcgtaaataaaattaaaaaatgaaaaaacaacaatttacTTTTGGTCTATATAGTTTtcccattttataatttcatcccgtagttttaattttaggGATTTGACACCTTTCTTAAATTGATCGAATTGAAAATGATAAGGATACAATTGAAAACATTGAAACTAGATAGACTAAAGTAATAAATCTTGCAAACTACGGGGACTAAAAAGACTTTTTGTTAATTGGAAAAATTACGTGCGAACGGCACCGTTTTGAAGGGGATGGGCATTTTCGGACATCTAAAACTAACAGCCCGAACACTGGTAACTAACCAAAGCCATCATCACGCTGACACAGAACCTAGCAGCCCGGCACCAAAGAAGGAACACGAAGCACACCAGTGACCGCCACATGGCGGCCACTCGAGCCCCTCTGTCCTCATACCAAAACCCTAGCTCCACACCCACATTGAAATCTCCTCCCAAACCCTCTTATGTCGCTTTTGAAATCAAAGCCTCGaccttgaggaagaagaagaaacagaacgGCATTAGGTGCGAGATCAAGAGCTTCGAGAATCCGCACAATTGGACCATCGAGCCGGATACGCCTATTCACGTCTTTCACAACCCTCCAGAAGCTCAGGTGGCAATGGCTTCCGGATCGGCAgtgaagaaagtgaagaaggTCTGCCTCTTCTACTGCGCCGAGACCAAGTCGCTCGCTCAGAAAGTCGCGGCTCAATCTGACGCCATTGAGCTCCGTAGCATCACTTGGAGGTGAGCTGTAATTAGGCATTTTCCATGGAAAATGTAAATTTTCATCATAAATGCATAAGCTTTATTGTTTCTGAATTGCTCTTGTATgcaattttgtaaattttgtttcttttaggAAATTTGATGATGGGTTTCCCAACATATTCATACCCAATGCTCATGGCATTCGAGGACACCATGTGGCCTTTCTGGCCTCGTTTAGCTCCCCATCAGTGATTTTTGAGCAGCTCTCTGTGATCTATGCATTGCCCAAGTTGTTCATCTCCTCATTCACGCTCGTCCTTCCCTTTTTTCCCACTGGGACTTCTGAGCGTATGGAGGATGAGGGAGATGTTGCCACCGCTTTCACACTTGCCAGGGCCTTGTCAAATATACCCATTTCAATGGGAGGGCCCACTAGTTTAGTCATCTATGATATCCATGCCTTGCAGGTTTCTCTACCTCATTACTATACAATTATGTCTTCTCATAGTCATCAGTAAGCAATATGCAATGATTTTTCTGACagtatttttttcattgtctTTTGTGTGTTTAGGAGAGATTTTACTTTGGTGATAATATCTTACCATGCTTTGAAAGTGGGATCCCTTTGCTCAAAAGTAGGCTGCAACAGCTCCCTGATTCTGACAATGTAAAGTTCTTTTCCCCTCTGGATGTTGAGTCCTGGGAATTTAGATGTTGATAAGAGTAATTATTcaaatcaatttttatttctgaaattgtGTGATGATTTTCTTCACATTTCAGATATCCATTGCTTTTCCTGATGACGGTGCATGGAAACGATTTCATAAGCAGCTACAGCATTTCCCAACGgtattttgttttcccttccCTAGTAACAAGTTGGAGCTAAGAGTCTTCAAAACCACATATACATGACAATTATCTTCCTGTCTTCATGTTTGTTCTAAGTATTTTGACAAGAATCTGCTCATTAAGCCCTGTGCACTACTCTTCATAGTTATATAATAGGATGGATATGTCAATGAGCTGGGTGCATTAAATTGCATGCTCTATACTCTGATTCCATCCTTAAGATTTCATCATAAAGCTTATAGTTTGTGTAAGAGGTGCAGCTGGACACTGTTTATTCAACTATGTTGTGGTTTCATCTCCTTCGCTGACATTTTCATGAACTTTAATATTTACTTCATGAAGGcgtaatttaattatgtttcTAGTTGGCTGGATAACCTTCCACAATTAAATGCAGATTGTCTGTGCTAAAGTTCGGGAAGGTGACCAACGAATTGTACGTATTAAGGAGGGAGACGCAAGAGGACGGCATGTTGTGATTGTTGATGATTTGGTTCAATCTGGTGGCACCTTGATCGAATGCCAGGTATCAAAATCCTGGGTGAACTTCTTGTCTGCTGCCTGATACTAATaaccttaaaataaaagaagactgTGTATGAATGATGTGCCTGCCTTGAGCACAACATTTTAACCCTATAATACTGGTCATAACACACAGAACCTTGAAATTCAGATAGAATATGGCCCAATTGATAACATGATCAACACTTTTGGCAAAAagtaaacaataaaattgtCACTGGGTTGGATCTGGAAAATAACTTCTTGACCAATAGATGGACATTGGACTTATTGCTTGTTTCTTGCTACACACTCCTAACTTTCACAGAGGAGAATAGTTCTTCCATTTGTTTATAACTAATCTGAAATGTCTTGTTACGTTCTCACTTGTTTTAGAAAGTTTTAGCCGCCCATGGAGCTGCAAAAATCAGTGCTTATGTAACACATGGGATTTTTCCTAATAGATCATGGGAACGCTTTCAAAGAGATAATGGAGGTATTACGTGCTCTACTTACTTTTCCTCTGAAGTTTTTATTACTCGTTATTCTTTTGATTTGTAGTTAACTTTCATGCTCTTgtataatttaacaaaaaataaactcactACTACATGGTGCCAACTTGGTTGAGACTCTCCAAGTACGATTTCTAATTCCTCTGTgcattctttctttccttttccaacCAGGGAAACCTGAGCATGGGCTGACCTACTTCTGGATTACAGACTCATGTCCACTGACAGTGAAAGATGTGATGCACAATCCACCGTTTGAAATTCTCAGCCTTGCTGGTTCTATAGCGGCTACTCTTCAAATATAAGAGAAACTTAGGAGCACTAGATAAAAGTGCCTTCTCTTaggttttatttcttgttCTCCCACCCTTTCTTCCTCTTATGGGGTTCAACGGATTATAGAGTCATCAAGCATAGAGAAGTACAAGGATTCGAGTATCAGGCTGCAGTGaagaatttttactttttgtagCAGTTATTATGACAAAATGATGCAAACTTTCAGGGGCATTGACAAAGTTTTGCACTTTGATTACAATAAACACCTAGTATCCTCAATGCTAAGTTGCTATCAAAAGTATAATCTAGCTCTAGAAATAGAGCAAGGGCAAATAGCCATTTCTGAAGAAAAGTTATAGGCTAACATTGTCTACAGTTCGAGCATATGTGATTTCCTTTTAGACAAATTGTAAGAAgttatttctatatatattaagtATTTCATATGTGCAAAGCAAGTGAAGGAAATTAGCCTTCATATTGTATCATTACTCTTTAGTAACTGTTTCTGCACTGGTGTGCACAGTGCCTGCCTCTCTTGGCCCAGTATCCTTCTCCAGAAGGATGGTACAAACTAAATGGTGATGGCAGCTTGCAAGGATGAATCTGACAGAATGGGTGCTGGGGTTGGTGATCGTCGTGGAGGGTGGCTTGCCAATCACTTCAGGCAGGGCGAAGCCACCTTCGGAGCcatcttttttggatgaaattCCTAGATAGGTCTATAATAGTTTTTTGTTATAGTAATTTTAGAAGTTATATAATTGTTggtgattacaagaagtaaaAAGATATTTGTTTTACTAGCATTTATCAAATTAAAGTTTTTGCAACAAATTCATGGTCAATTTATTCTAtatattttgaccaaaaagcCAATTTATTCTATGTTTACAAGTAGTAAAAAGTGATCCATGTTTGTACCACAATTAACGAACCAATGGAGGAACGACACGTAGACAAAAGTAGGAATCGATAAGGAATCATCTGGCACCCCTGACTGCCGAGCGCAAGGCCAGACCCCAAAGCATCCTTTGGACACGTGGAATGCCCACAATGAATGTCTACAGTCCCACCTCGAAATTCTAAATAACATGCACACCTCTCAAGACTTATAAAAGAGGCACAAGTCTCAAAATGGAGGTAACTGGAACTTTCGGCATACTTAGCCATTACTCTGTCCAGATTACTATTCACTCCATACTTACTTAAGTATCGGAGAGCCTTCAGCTAGTACCACACCGGTGCCCTAGGCCTTACTGAGTACCCTTTAAAGGACATTTGTGGTGTTGCTGGCAGAGCTGGGGGAGGCAGAGTTGGTACTAGCGAAGCTAAGGGTGTAAATGGCAGAGGTGGAGCCGGGGAAGGCATAGTTGGCAAAGGTAGAGGCCGAGGCCTATTTCGCAAAGGCCGAGCTAGCGGAGGCGTAGTTGGCAAAGGCAGAGTTGGTCGAGGCTTATTTGGCAAAGGTGGAGCTAGGGGAGGCAGAATCGGTAGAGGCGTAGCTGGCATGGGCAAAGATGGCGGAGACGTAGCCGTCAATGGCGGAGGTGTAGCTGGCAAAATTAGAGCTAGAGGAGGCGTAGCCGGCATAGGTGGAGATGGCGGAGGTGTAGCCAGCACAGGCGGAGATGCCGGAGGTGTATCTGGCAAGTGCGGAGCTGGCGGAGGTGTAGCTGGCAAAATTAGAGCTAATGAAGGCTCAGCCAGCATAGGCAGAGATGGCTGATCTATTGACGGCATAGACAGAGATGGCGGAGGTGTAACAGGCAAAGGCAGAGATGGCAGAGGCGTAGGTGGCAAAGGCAGAGCTTGTGGAGGCGTAGCTGGCGAATAAGTAGTTGGTTCTGCCCCTGCCTTGAGGCAAGGTACATTGGGCACAATAGTGCCAATGGAAGTTCCAATAGCATTATTGCAAGAGGCATAAATCTTCTTACCAGGAACATCAGAGGTAACTTTGATGCGGTCCATAATAATGTTGTGGCAACTTGAATTCTGGTCACAATCTAATTTGATCGCCTCCTCACTCGCAGAAGTTCCTTCAAAATCAATGTACTTCACATCATCCACCGACACAGCCGAGGCCTGAGTTTTGCATTTGTGATCACGATTACAATAAAACTGGTCAATGATGATGGAATTTTGAGCTCTATCGAGTGTGATCTTCTCAAACATTATGTTCCTAGCATACCTGGATTCGCCCTGCCACGTCTTGATCCTGTAGTCCCACTGAAACTACAATCTCTCACATACACATTCTCCACTTTCTCAAGTTGCCCATTTGCTCCCAAGCTTCCCACAATGTTTGCAAAAGAGAATTTTAagttaatattatattataagcTAGATTTTTCAATAAGGATTTCTGTTAAGGACTACGTACCTAATTCCATGGCCTGGTCCGCACACGATGTTGGCGATGTTGAGATCGAAGCAGCCACCGTTTATGGCTATACAGTCATCGCGGGTTCCAATGGTAGAGTGTTGAATAAAGACATAGTGTGAGCTTGACATGTCAATGCCATCAGTGTTTGGACTGTCTTCAAGTGCGGTTATGGTGAGATGAGAGACATACACATTGTTGCAATTGCTTATAGCAATGTGGGCTCTTGCGCTGTTTAGATGAGTAAGTCCACTGGAGTTTAAGATGATCGCATCCATGGAAGTAAAGCCTGCAGTAACATTCAAATTAGTAAACCCAATTTcagtaaaaaaatatatatacactaaattaaattaaattgaaaaagaaaaataattcatacATCTGGTGGTTTGCGATTCTTCTTATTCATCTGGAGGAGTTTGCAAGATAATGTGTCGTATTGGTTGGGAGTGGTCCACCAAGATGAATCATGACCGTCGATTTCTACCATCAACCAAGAGATTGCCCAGATTCGAAAATTGGAGCCAATCCGATGATTCACACCCTTTCCATGCATCCAACGTTTTGGGTGCCACCAGTTTTTCCAGGATATGCTCACCACACCCAACaggaaaggagaaaaagaacaatttAATCAGTTTTTCAATAAGTAAGAAAAATCATATTGTTGAAATAAGTGTTTTCAGctcatcaaaaaaaaaaaaaaaagaaccagTGTTTTCAAAGGCGTGTGTAGGTTACCTGAACATGAGCACTATTTGAGTTGCAAGGACCTTCAAACTTGATGGGCTGCAATAAGAAAGTTTTTTGCTCTGGTATAACAAGTGTTGGTGCGCCGATAGCTTCATCAGATTCTCCACATAACTCTTCCCATGCTTTTACAAAAGCCTATATTTGCAAAGTGAACAAACTGTAAGTGATTGCTCCTTTTAGCTTAAGAtaatggaaaataaagaaataaaataaaacaagaaaaataaaaactgtaataacccaaaccttaattaatatttaattattagtttattataaggaaagacaattttgcccatgaaataatttattaaagaaaagttgactttttgaccgtgaaagaatttgacaattccataCACACCGTTGCGTAAAGCGCGacgaaacgagtccgtagacatgTAGCGAGCTTGAATCGAAgctttaatgaaaaaaatacgGTCAAAATACGtagaggggcaaaatggtaatttgtaAAGTCAGAACTTTAAAACTCCAAttatctctcttctccctcagtctctctctctctctctctctccccgcgATCTCTTCTTCCCCTGGTTCGAAAACCCCCCAGCCGAACCTCCATAACCACCCATCCACCGCCACACCTCGCCCTGACCCACCAGACCGGACCCAATCGCACCGGCGTCAGCTCCGACTCTAAGCTCGACCTTCCCTGCCACTCGGCTATCAcggttttgtcaaaaaaatcgaaaaattcGGCCGGTTTAGTTCGAAATTTCACAGCCATCGATCTCCGTattccggccaccaaatcggacgatcaaggtatggatccttacctatttttcatgacttAGCTGCTGGTTGGGTATGATTGGAAGGATTTCTAGCCTAAGTAGATCAAACCACGATCCAAAGTTTGGCCGATTTTGAGATTGGAATTTCGGCCATTTTCGGctagtttttggggtaggtccaagaacaaaagtggttccaaatagggtgttttacctagagTAGGAGTTTGGGCTGGTGATTTGGAGTTTTTTCGACTGCCAGAAATTTATCAAGCCACCCACGTGCTGCTGGCgagtgtggcggcgcgtgggcaatTTAGTGGAAATCACATTCAGTCCTAGAGTGATCCtcgtgttgtcacgagcgcgtaggaattcgcggatctcaattcggataccgtttgagcctcgaacggatgttgcatattgtgcgatttccgtGTTCAATAtagttgagccgttggatcgtaatctttttcagatatgttaatctagacaATTCCGGGATCgtttaggattcgacggatcgtgaataggagtcccggatactccgaaatcacgaaccctagggctagggttttagaAATCATGCGATTGtacgatcgtgatcaatccgactgTCCGATCGAGATCA
This window encodes:
- the LOC18789257 gene encoding proline-rich receptor-like protein kinase PERK2 isoform X1; amino-acid sequence: MFEKITLDRAQNSIIIDQFYCNRDHKCKTQASAVSVDDVKYIDFEGTSASEEAIKLDCDQNSSCHNIIMDRIKVTSDVPGKKIYASCNNAIGTSIGTIVPNVPCLKAGAEPTTYSPATPPQALPLPPTPLPSLPLPVTPPPSLSMPSIDQPSLPMLAEPSLALILPATPPPAPHLPDTPPASPPVLATPPPSPPMPATPPLALILPATPPPLTATSPPSLPMPATPLPILPPLAPPLPNKPRPTLPLPTTPPLARPLRNRPRPLPLPTMPSPAPPLPFTPLASLVPTLPPPALPATPQMSFKGYSVRPRAPVWY
- the LOC18789382 gene encoding ribose-phosphate pyrophosphokinase 4 translates to MAATRAPLSSYQNPSSTPTLKSPPKPSYVAFEIKASTLRKKKKQNGIRCEIKSFENPHNWTIEPDTPIHVFHNPPEAQVAMASGSAVKKVKKVCLFYCAETKSLAQKVAAQSDAIELRSITWRKFDDGFPNIFIPNAHGIRGHHVAFLASFSSPSVIFEQLSVIYALPKLFISSFTLVLPFFPTGTSERMEDEGDVATAFTLARALSNIPISMGGPTSLVIYDIHALQERFYFGDNILPCFESGIPLLKSRLQQLPDSDNISIAFPDDGAWKRFHKQLQHFPTIVCAKVREGDQRIVRIKEGDARGRHVVIVDDLVQSGGTLIECQKVLAAHGAAKISAYVTHGIFPNRSWERFQRDNGGKPEHGLTYFWITDSCPLTVKDVMHNPPFEILSLAGSIAATLQI
- the LOC18789257 gene encoding probable polygalacturonase At3g15720 isoform X3: MDAIILNSSGLTHLNSARAHIAISNCNNVYVSHLTITALEDSPNTDGIDMSSSHYVFIQHSTIGTRDDCIAINGGCFDLNIANIVCGPGHGISLGANGQLEKVENVYVRDCSFSGTTGSRRGRANPGLGCVGG
- the LOC18789257 gene encoding proline-rich receptor-like protein kinase PERK2 isoform X2, encoding MDRIKVTSDVPGKKIYASCNNAIGTSIGTIVPNVPCLKAGAEPTTYSPATPPQALPLPPTPLPSLPLPVTPPPSLSMPSIDQPSLPMLAEPSLALILPATPPPAPHLPDTPPASPPVLATPPPSPPMPATPPLALILPATPPPLTATSPPSLPMPATPLPILPPLAPPLPNKPRPTLPLPTTPPLARPLRNRPRPLPLPTMPSPAPPLPFTPLASLVPTLPPPALPATPQMSFKGYSVRPRAPVWY